Below is a genomic region from Escherichia ruysiae.
ATCGCACCACCAATATCCGCGCATCCGTCGATGATACTCAGTTTGAATTGATGATGGCTATCGCGCTGGTAGTCATGATTATCTACCTGTTTTTGCGCAACATTCCGGCGACCATCATTCCCGGCGTTGCGGTGCCGCTGTCATTAATCGGCACCTTCGCAGTCATGGTGTTTCTCGATTTTTCGATCAACAACCTGACGCTGATGGCGTTAACTATCGCCACCGGATTCGTGGTCGATGACGCCATCGTGGTGATCGAGAACATTTCGCGCTATATCGAAAAAGGCGAAAAACCGCTGGCGGCGGCGCTCAAAGGCGCAGGTGAAATCGGTTTTACCATTATCTCGCTGACCTTCTCGCTGATTGCAGTGCTGATCCCGCTACTGTTTATGGGCGATATCGTCGGGCGACTGTTCCGCGAGTTTGCCATTACCCTGGCGGTAGCAATTTTGATCTCAGCCGTGGTGTCGCTGACCCTGACGCCGATGATGTGCGCGCGGATGCTCAGCCAGGAGTCGCTGCGTAAACAAAACCGATTCTCCCGTGCCTCGGAGAAAATGTTCGACAGGATAATCGCCGCCTATGGTCGTGGACTGGCGAAAGTGCTGAATCATCCGTGGCTGACCTTAAGCGTGGCGCTCAGCACGCTGCTGCTTAGCGTACTGCTGTGGGTGTTCATTCCGAAAGGTTTCTTCCCGGTACAGGACAACGGCATTATTCAGGGCACCTTGCAGGCACCGCAATCCAGCTCCTTTGCCAATATGGCCCAGCGGCAACGCCAGGTCGCGGATGTGATTTTACAAGATCCGGCAGTGCAAAGCCTGACCTCATTTGTTGGCGTTGATGGCACTAACCCGTCGCTGAACAGTGCGCGTTTACAGATCAACCTCAAACCGTTGGATGAACGTGATGATCGGGTGCAAAAAGTCATCACCCGTCTGCAAACGGCGGTGGATAAAGTGCCGGGCGTCGATCTCTTCTTGCAACCAACGCAGGACCTGACCATCGATACTCAGGTCAGCCGCACCCAGTACCAGTTTACCTTGCAGGCCACGTCACTGGATGCGCTCAGTACCTGGGTGCCGCAGCTCATGGAAAAACTCCAGCAATTGCCACAGCTTTCTGATGTCTCCAGCGACTGGCAGGACAAAGGGCTGGTGGCGTATGTCAATGTTGATCGCGACAGCGCCAGCCGTCTGGGGATCAGCATGGCGGATGTCGATAACGCCCTGTACAACGCGTTTGGTCAGCGACTGATTTCCACTATTTATACTCAGGCTAACCAGTATCGCGTGGTGCTGGAACACAACACCGAAAATACCCCAGGCCTCGCGGCGCTGGATACCATTCGCCTGACCAGCAGCGACGGTGGCGTGGTGCCGTTAAGCTCAATTGCCAAAATTGAGCAGCGTTTTGCGCCACTTTCCATCAACCATCTGGATCAGTTCCCGGTAACGACCATCTCCTTTAACGTGCCGGATAACTATTCGCTGGGCGATGCGGTGCAGGCGATTATGGACACCGAAAAGACGCTGAATCTACCGGTGGATATCACCACGCAGTTCCAGGGCAGCACCCTCGCCTTCCAGTCGGCGCTTGGCAGCACTGTCTGGCTGATTGTCGCGGCGGTGGTGGCGATGTATATCGTGCTCGGCATTCTGTACGAGAGCTTTATTCACCCGATCACCATTCTCTCGACGCTACCCACCGCAGGGGTCGGCGCGCTGCTGGCATTAATGATTGCCGGTAGCGAACTGGATGTGATTGCGATTATCGGCATTATTTTGCTGATCGGTATCGTGAAGAAGAACGCCATCATGATGATCGACTTCGCGCTGGCTGCTGAGCGTGAGCAAGGCATGTCGCCGCGCGATGCAATCTACCAGGCTTGTCTGTTGCGTTTTCGTCCGATCCTGATGACCACTCTGGCGGCACTGCTTGGCGCGCTGCCGCTGATGTTAAGTACCGGAGTCGGCGCGGAACTGCGCCGTCCGTTAGGCATCGGCATGGTCGGTGGTCTGGTTGTCAGCCAGGTGCTGACACTGTTTACCACGCCGGTGATTTATCTGCTGTTCGACCGTCTGGCATTGTGGGCAAAAAGCCGCTTTGCCCGTCATGAAGAGGAGGCGTAAGTGAAGTTTTTTGCCCTCTTCATTTACCGCCCGGTGGCGACGATTTTACTGTCGGTTGCCATTACCCTGTGCGGCATACTGGGCTTCCGTATGCTGCCGGTCGCCCCGCTGCCGCAGGTCGATTTTCCGGTGATTATGGTCAGCGCCTCGCTGCCCGGTGCGTCGCCAGAGACAATGGCGTCTTCCGTTGCCACGCCGCTGGAACGCTCGCTTGGGCGTATTGCCGGGGTCAGTGAAATGACCTCCAGCAGTTCGCTCGGCAGCACGCGCATTATTTTGCAGTTTGATTTTGACCGGGATATCAACGGCGCGGCGCGCGATGTGCAGGCGGCGATCAACGCCGCACAAAGTTTGCTGCCCAGCGGGATGCCCAGCCGCCCGACCTATCGCAAAGCAAACCCGTCGGATGCGCCAATTATGATCCTGACGCTGACGTCCGATACTTATTCCCAGGGTGAACTGTACGATTTCGCCTCGACGCAGCTGGCTCCGACGATTGCGCAAATCGACGGCGTCGGTGATGTCGATGTCGGCGGCAGTTCGCTGCCCGCCGTGCGCGTCGGGCTGAATCCGCAGGCGCTGTTTAATCAGGGCGTATCGCTGGACGATGTGCGCACCGCCATCAGCAATGCCAACGTGCGTAAACCGCAGGGGGCGCTGGAAGATGGTACTCACCGCTGGCAGATCCAGACCAACGATGAACTGAAAACCGCCGCTGAATATCAGCCGCTGATTATTCATTACAACAACGGCGGCGTGGTTCGTCTGGGCGATGTGGCGACGGTGACCGACTCTGTACAAGATGTGCGCAACGCCGGGATGACCAACGCCAAACCGGCTATTTTGCTGATGATCCGCAAGCTGCCGGAAGCCAATATTATCCAGACGGTTGACAGCATCCGGGCAAAATTACCGGAGTTGCAGGAGACCATTCCGGCGGCGATTGATCTGCAAATTGCCCAGGATCGCTCCCCTACCATTCGCGCCTCGCTGGAAGAAGTCGAGCAAACGCTGATTATCTCGGTGGCACTGGTGATTCTGGTGGTCTTTTTGTTCCTGCGCTCAGGTCGCGCCACCATTATTCCCGCCGTTGCGGTGCCCGTTTCGCTGATTGGTACGTTTGCGGCGATGTATCTGTGCGGATTCAGTCTCAATAACCTGTCGCTGATGGCGCTCACCATCGCCACAGGCTTTGTCGTGGATGACGCCATCGTGGTGCTGGAAAACATTGCCCGTCATCTGGAAGCGGGGATGAAACCGCTACAGGCCGCGCTGCAAGGTACTCGCGAAGTCGGCTTTACGGTGCTGTCGATGAGTCTGTCACTGGTGGCGGTGTTCCTGCCGCTGCTGTTGATGGGCGGATTGCCGGGCCGACTGTTACGCGAGTTTGCCGTGACGCTTTCTGTCGCCATTGGTATTTCGTTGCTGGTTTCTCTGACATTAACGCCGATGATGTGCGGCTGGATGCTGAAAGCCAGCAAGCCGCGTGAACAAACACGGTTACGTGGTTTTGGCCGGATGCTGGTTGCCCTGCAACAAGGCTACGGTAAGTCGCTGAAATGGGTACTCAATCACACCCGTCTGGTGGGCGTGGTGCTGCTTGGCACCATTGCGCTCAATATCTGGCTGTATATCTCGATCCCGAAAACCTTCTTCCCGGAGCAGGACACCGGCGTGCTGATGGGCGGGATACAGGCGGATCAGAGCATTTCGTTTCAGGCAATGCGCGGTAAGTTGCAGGATTTCATGAAAATTATCCGTGACGATCCGGCAGTGGATAATGTCACCGGATTTACCGGCGGTTCGCGAGTGAACAGCGGGATGATGTTTATCACCCTCAAGCCACGCGCCGAACGCAGCGAAACGGCGCAGCAAATTATCGACCGTCTGCGCGTAAAACTGGCGAAAGAACCGGGGGCGAATCTGTTCCTGATGGCAGTGCAGGATATTCGCGTTGGTGGGCGTCAGTCGAACGCCAGCTACCAGTACACGTTGTTATCCGACGACCTGGCGGCGCTGCGCGAATGGGAGCCGAAAATCCGCAAAAAACTGGCAACGTTGCCGGAACTGGCGGACGTTAACTCCGACCAGCAGGATAACGGCGCGGAGATGAACCTGGTTTACGATCGCGACACGATGGCGCGGCTGGGGATCGATGTGCAGGCCGCCAACAGCCTGCTGAATAACGCCTTTGGTCAGCGGCAAATCTCGACCATTTACCAGCCAATGAACCAGTATAAAGTGGTGATGGAAGTGGATCCGCGCTATACCCAGGACATCAGCGCGCTGGAAAAAATGTTCGTCATTAATAACGAAGGCAAAGCGATCCCGTTGTCGTATTTCGCCAAATGGCAACCGGCAAACGCGCCGCTGTCGGTGAATCATCAGGGATTATCGGCGGCCTCGACCATCTCGTTCAACCTGCCGACCGGGAAATCGCTTTCGGACGCCAGTGCGGCAATCGATCGTGCGATGACGCAGCTTGGCGTGCCTTCGACGGTGCGCGGCAGTTTTGCCGGAACGGCGCAGGTGTTCCAGGAGACAATGAACTCGCAGGTGATCCTGATTATCGCGGCGATCGCCACGGTGTATATCGTGCTGGGTATCCTTTACGAGAGTTACGTACATCCGTTGACGATTCTCTCCACCCTACCCTCGGCGGGCGTTGGGGCGCTGCTGGCGCTGGAGCTGTTCAATGCCCCGTTCAGCCTAATCGCCCTGATAGGGATCATGTTATTAATCGGCATTGTGAAGAAAAACGCCATCATGATGGTCGATTTTGCGCTCGAAGCTCAAAGGAATGGAAATCTGACGCCGCAGGAAGCCATTTTCCAGGCCTGTCTGCTGCGTTTTCGTCCGATTATGATGACTACCCTGGCGGCGCTGTTTGGTGCGCTGCCGCTGGTGTTATCTGGCGGCGACGGCTCGGAACTGCGTCAACCATTAGGGATCACCATTGTCGGCGGTCTGGTAATGAGTCAGCTCCTGACGCTGTATACCACGCCGGTGGTGTATCTTTTTTTCGACCGTCTGCGGCTGCGTTTTTCGCGAAAATCTAAAGAAACGGTAACCGAGTAAATGACAGATCTTCCTGACAGCACCCGCTGGCAATTGTGGATTGTGGCTTTCGGCTTCTTTATGCAGTCGCTGGACACCACCATCGTCAACACCGCCCTTCCCTCAATGGCGCAAAGCCTGGGGGAAAGCCCGCTGCATATGCACATGGTCATTGTCTCTTATGTGCTGACCGTGGCGGTGATGCTGCCTGCCAGCGGCTGGCTGGCGGACAAAGTCGGCGTGCGCAATATTTTCTTTACCGCTATCGTGCTGTTTACCCTCGGTTCGCTGTTTTGCGCGCTTTCCGGCACCCTTAATGAACTGTTGCTGGCACGTGCGTTACAGGGCGTAGGCGGTGCGATGATGGTGCCGGTCGGCAGGCTAACGGTGATGAAAATTGTTCCGCGCGAGCAATATATGGCGGCGATGACCTTTGTCACGCTGCCCGGTCAGGTCGGCCCGCTGCTCGGTCCGGCGCTTGGCGGTCTGCTGGTGGAGTACGCGTCGTGGCACTGGATCTTTTTGATCAACATTCCGGTGGGGATTATCGGTGCGATCGCCACGCTAATGTTAATGCCAAACTACACCATGCAGACGCGGCGCTTCGATCTCTCCGGCTTTCTGTTGCTGGCGGTTGGCATGGCAGTGTTAACGCTGGCGCTGGATGGCAGTAAAGGCACAGGACTTTCGCCGCTGGCGATTGTCGGCCTGGTGGCGGTTGGCGTAGTGGCACTGGTGCTTTATCTGCTGCACGCCAGAAATAACAACCGCGCCCTTTTCAGTCTGAAACTGTTCCACACCCGCACCTTTTCGCTGGGTCTGGCGGGAAGTTTTGCCGGACGTATTGGCAGCGGTATGTTGCCCTTTATGACGCCGGTTTTCCTGCAAATCGGCCTCGGTTTTTCGCCGTTCCATGCCGGACTGATGATGATCCCCATGGTGCTCGGCAGCATGGGAATGAAACGTATTGTGGTGCAGGTGGTTAACCGCTTTGGTTATCGTCGGGTGCTGGTGGCAACCACGCTGGGTCTGTCGCTGGTCACATTGCTGTTTATGGCCACCGCGATGCTTGGCTGGTACTACGTTTTGCCATTCGTTCTGTTTTTACAAGGAATGGTCAACTCAACGCGTTTCTCCTCCATGAACACCCTGACGCTGAAAGATCTACCAGACAATCTGGCGAGCAGCGGCAACAGCCTGCTGTCGATGATTATGCAATTGTCGATGAGTATCGGTGTGACCATCGCCGGGCTGCTGCTGGGTCTTTTTGGCTCCCAACATGTCAGCGTTGACAGCGGCACCACACAAACCGTCTTTATGTACACCTGGCTTAGCATGGCGTTTCTCATCGCCCTTCCGGCGTTCATCTTTGCCAGAGTTCCGAACGATACGCATCAAAACGTGGCTATTTCGCGGAGAAAAAGGAGCGCGCAATGAAGTTCTGGCGACCCGGCATTACCGGCAAACTGTTTCTGGCGATCTTCGCCACCTGCATTGTATTATTGATAACGATGCACTGGGCGGTACGTATCAGTTTTGAGCGCGGCTTTATCGATTACATTAAGCATGGTAATGAACAGCGACTGCAAATGCTCGGAGATGCACTTGGCGAGCAATACGCCCAGCACGGTAACTGGCGCTTTCTGCGTAATAACGATCGTTTTGTATTTCAGATACTGCGCTCATTTGAACATGATAATAATGAAGACAAACCGGGTCCCGGTATGCCGCCACACGGCTGGCGTACTCAGTTCTGGGTGGTCGATCAAAACAACAAAGTGCTGGTTGGCCCACGCTCTCCCATTCCACCGGACGGTACAAGGCGCCCTATTCTGGTCAATGGTGTTGAAGTTGGCGCGGTGATCGCCTCACCCGTTGAACGGTTAACCCGCAATACCGATATCAATTTCGATAAACAACAGCGGCAAACCAGTTGGCTGATTGTCGCTTTATCTACCTTACTGGCGGCGCTGGCGACATTCCCACTGGCGCGCGGTTTGCTCGCTCCAGTGAAACGGCTGGTGGATGGCACGCACAAACTGGCGGCGGGCGATTTCACAACCCGCGTGACGCCCACCAGTGAAGATGAACTGGGCAAACTGGCACAAGACTTCAACCAGCTCGCCAGCACGCTGGAGAAAAACCAACAGATGCGCCGCGATTTTATGGCTGATATCTCTCACGAACTGCGCACGCCTTTAGCAGTACTGCGCGGAGAACTGGAAGCTATTCAGGATGGCGTGCGTAAGTTCACACCGGAGACAGTGGCTTCTTTACAGGCGGAGGTCGGTACACTGACCAAACTGGTGGATGACCTGCATCAACTGTCGATGTCAGATGAAGGTGCTCTCGCCTATCAAAAAGCGCCTGTGGATCTGATCCCGCTGCTGGAAGTGGCAGGCGGCGCTTTTCGTGAACGTTTCGCCAGCCGTGGCCTGAAGCTGCAATTTTCCCTACCGGATAGCATTACCGTATTTGGCGATCGCGACCGTTTAATGCAGTTATTCAATAACTTACTGGAAAACAGTCTACGTTACACCGACAGCGGCGGCAGCCTGCAAATCTCCGCCGAGCAGCGCGACAAAACGGTGCGCCTGACCTTTGCCGACAGTGCGCCGGGCGTCAGCGACGAACAACTGCAAAAATTGTTTGAGCGTTTTTACCGCACCGAAGGTTCCCGCAACCGTGCCAGCGGCGGTTCCGGGCTGGGACTGGCGATTTGCCTTAACATTGTTGAAGCGCACAGTGGTCGCATTGTTGCCACTCATTCGCCTTTTGGCGGGGTAAGCATTACAGTAGAGTTACCGCTGGAACGGGATTTACAGAGAGAAGTATGACCGAGTTACCAATCGACGAAAACACACCGCGTATTTTGATCGTGGAAGATGAACCGAAGCTGGGGCAGTTGCTCATTGATTATCTGCGTGCTGCGAGCTATGCGCCGACCCTTATCAGTCACGGTGATCAGGTACTGCCGTATGTGCGGCAGACCCCACCGGATCTGATCCTGTTGGATCTGATGCTACCAGGCACTGATGGTCTGACACTTTGCCGGGAAATTCGTCGTTTTTCCGATGTCCCCATCGTGATGGTTACGGCAAAAATCGAAGAAATCGACCGTTTGCTGGGGCTGGAGATTGGCGCCGATGACTACATCTGCAAACCGTACAGCCCACGGGAAGTGGTGGCGCGTGTTAAGACCATTTTGCGCCGCTGCAAACCGCAGCGCGAGTTGCAGCAACAGGATGCCGAAAGCCCGTTGATTATCGACGAAGGTCGTTTTCAGGCTTCATGGCGTGGCAAAATGCTTGATCTGACGCCTGCAGAATTTCGTCTTTTGAAAACCCTCTCCCATGAACCGGGAAAAGTATTCTCCCGCGAGCAATTACTCAATCATCTTTATGACGATTACCGCGTGGTAACCGACCGCACCATCGACAGCCACATTAAAAACCTGCGCCGTAAACTGGAGTCGCTGGACGAAGAGCAGTCATTTATCCGTGCCGTTTACGGTGTCGGTTACCGCTGGGAAGCTGACGCCTGTCGTATCGTTTAATGTATCGTTGCCCTGGCGAGGGCAAAATTTCCTGTTTATTAACCCGTCATGCCCCTCTCTGAAAGGAGAGGGATAACACCGTATCCGCATTCAGATTCCTGCATATTTATCAGTAATCTCCCCCACCCTTTAGAGGGTATTCCCCTGATTGGCAGTCAACTGAATATCACCCATACTTAAATCGTTACATACTGTTTTCGATACGCAATTTCAATCAAGGAGTCATTATGGCTGGTTGGTTTGAACTCAATAAGAGCAGTGAAAATCAGTTCCGGTTTGTGCTAAAAGCGGGCAATGGCGAGATCATTCTCACCAGCGAACTGTATACCTCAAAAGCCGCTGCGGAAAAGGGCATTGCCTCGGTGCAAAGCAACAGCCCGCAGGACGAACGCTATGAGAAAAAAACAGCGAGCAACGGCAAATTTTATTTCAATCTGAAAGCTGGCAATCATCAGATAATCGGTTCCAGCCAGATGTATGCCACCGCTCAATCACGCGAAGTCGGAATTGCTTCTGTAAAAACCAATGGCGCAAGTCAGAAGGTGAAAGACAATACTTAATAGTTAAGCCGGGCGCGGATAACGCGTCCGGCTTTATTTCTAATAAACACTTATTTATTGATGATTAAGATTAATCTGCGCCATTAAAATAGTAGGCACAGGCAAGCACTCATTCTCCTCTCTTTGTTTAACACTCCCCATCCTTATCCTCCTGAACATGTTCATATAGCAAAATATCTTCTAATACTTTTCGTGGCGCTATCCGGTTTATGACATACACTGACGTAAGATTTTTACTTACAAGAGAGCATAAACATGGCCAGAACGATGACAGTTGATCTCGGCGATGAGTTGCGTGAATTTATCGAGTCCTTAATTGAATCCGGCGACTATCGCACCCAAAGCGAAGTGATCCGTGAGTCACTGCGCTTACTTCGAGAAAAACAAGCAGAGTCTCGCCTGCAAGCGTTACGTGACATGCTTGCAGGAGGGTTGAATAGTGGTGAAGCTCAGCCGTGGGAAAAGGATGCGTTTTTACGGAAGGTGAAAGCAGGGATAAAGAAATAATGTGCGTATTATTAAGCTCATGCCAAAAGCCAACGAGGATTGAGAAGGCATCTGGTATTACAGTTATCACCATTTCGGCGAACCACAAGCCGACAAATATGTTGAACATCTTTCAGACGTTCTCCAGATTCTGAGTAACAATAATATTGGTACTCCCAGACCTGAATTAGGCGAAGGCATTTTTGTTCTTCCTTTTGAACACCACGTTATTTATTTCCTGTAATCACCAAGGGAAATTATCGTCACTCGTATCCTTAACCAAAACCAGGACGCTACCAGACATTTACACTGGAGCTAAACCCGCCGATTGCGCTACAATGCCCGCCCTTAAAGTGGGGACACTCCCCTAACCGCTTCATCAGGTGAAGCGGTTCTGACCTGTCATCAGAACGAGAGAATTATGTTTAAACCGGAACTCCTTTCCCCGGCGGGAACGCTGAAAAATATGCGTTACGCTTTCGCTTATGGCGCAGATGCTGTTTATGCGGGACAACCGCGTTATTCCCTGCGTGTGCGCAACAACGAATTCAACCACGAAAATCTTCAGCTCGGCATCAATGAAGCCCATGCGCTGGGGAAAAAGTTTTATGTCGTGGTCAACATTGCGCCGCATAACGCTAAGCTGAAAACCTTTATCCGTGACCTGAAACCGGTAGTGGAAATGGGGCCGGATGCGCTGATTATGTCCGATCCGGGGCTGATTATGCTGGTGCGTGAGCACTTCCCTGAAATGCCGATCCACCTTTCGGTGCAGGCCAACGCCGTAAACTGGGCGACGGTAAAATTCTGGCAGCAGATGGGCCTGACCCGCGTGATCCTCTCCCGTGAACTATCACTGGAAGAGATTGAAGAGATCCGCAATCAGGTGCCGGATATGGAGCTCGAAATCTTCGTTCACGGCGCACTGTGCATGGCCTACTCCGGCCGCTGCCTGCTCTCTGGCTACATCAACAAACGCGATCCGAATCAGGGCACCTGCACTAACGCCTGTCGCTGGGAGTACAACGTCCAGGAAGGCAAAGAAGATGACGTCGGCAACATCGTACACAAATACGAGCCGATTCCGGTACAAAACGTCGAACCAACGCTGGGTATCGGCGCGCCAACTGACAAAGTGTTTATGATTGAAGAAGCCCAGCGCCCGGGCGAGTATATGACCGCGTTTGAAGATGAACACGGCACTTACATCATGAACTCGAAAGATCTGCGCGCTATCGCCCACGTTGAACGTCTGACTAAAATGGGCGTGCATTCGCTGAAAATCGAAGGCCGTACCAAATCTTTCTATTATTGCGCACGCACCGCGCAGGTTTATCGTAAAGCTATCGATGACGCCGCTGCAGGAAAACCGTTCGATACCAGCCTGCTGGAAACTCTGGAAGGTCTGGCGCATCGTGGTTACACCGAAGGTTTCCTGCGTCGTCATACTCACGACGATTATCAGAACTACGAATACGGTTATTCCGTTTCTGACCGCCAGCAGTTTGTTGGGGAGTTTACCGGTGAGCGCAAAGGCGATCTCGCGGCGGTAGCGGTGAAAAATAAGTTCTCCGTTGGCGACAGCCTTGAACTGATGACGCCACAGGGCAACATCAACTTTACCCTTGAGCATATGGAAAATGCCAAAGGTGAAGCGATGCCGGTTGCACCTGGCGATGGTTATACCGTGTGGCTCCCGGTTCCGCAGGATCTTGAGCTCAATTACGCACTGCTGATGCGTAATTTCTCTGGTGAAACCACGCGTAACCCGCACGGTAAGTGATTAATTTCGATTATTTTTCCCGGATGGAAAATTCTTAGAAACCGATCACATACAGCTGCATTTATTAAGGTTATCATCCGTTTCGCTGAAAAACATAACCCATAAAATGCTAGCTGTACCAGGAACCACCTCCTTAGCCTGTGTAATCTCCCTTACACGGGCTTATTTTTTACGCGTAATACAATGAAATAAAAGGATTTATTTCTGGTCACGTCCACACATTGACCACATCGACAAAAAAGCCCCTCGACTGAGGGGCTTCCTGTTTGTAATTACATCCACATAATTTGCTGCCCTGACGGCAACGGGTGCGGTCTTACGGCGTGGACTTCTCCCGGCTTCACGATGTATCGCTGTACCGACTCATAAGTGATGAACGTGGCGCTGCAATTCACGTTCTGACACTGGTGATAACGCTCTTTTGTCGTGTCAGTGATATAGCGACTTGTACGCGCATGTGCGGCATGCTGACATAAAGGACAATGAAACATCGCGAGCACCTCTTCCGGTTTTGTTGATGATGTCATTTTAGTTAATTTATCCTTATAAAACAAACAGATAAAATAAAAACATCACTCATCATCTTCTGTTTCGTACTCCACATCAGAAAGCCTGACCTCAAGCTCTAAGGACGTCGTGAAGCCGCTATTATTCAGAAAATGTGTCACCTTAGTGATTGTCCAGTCCTGCTCGTCTATGACGCGCTTAAAGCCTGACACTTTAACCGGTGTTTCC
It encodes:
- the ogrK gene encoding prophage transcriptional regulator OgrK, giving the protein MFHCPLCQHAAHARTSRYITDTTKERYHQCQNVNCSATFITYESVQRYIVKPGEVHAVRPHPLPSGQQIMWM
- the yegQ gene encoding prephenate-dependent tRNA uridine(34) hydroxylase TrhP; its protein translation is MFKPELLSPAGTLKNMRYAFAYGADAVYAGQPRYSLRVRNNEFNHENLQLGINEAHALGKKFYVVVNIAPHNAKLKTFIRDLKPVVEMGPDALIMSDPGLIMLVREHFPEMPIHLSVQANAVNWATVKFWQQMGLTRVILSRELSLEEIEEIRNQVPDMELEIFVHGALCMAYSGRCLLSGYINKRDPNQGTCTNACRWEYNVQEGKEDDVGNIVHKYEPIPVQNVEPTLGIGAPTDKVFMIEEAQRPGEYMTAFEDEHGTYIMNSKDLRAIAHVERLTKMGVHSLKIEGRTKSFYYCARTAQVYRKAIDDAAAGKPFDTSLLETLEGLAHRGYTEGFLRRHTHDDYQNYEYGYSVSDRQQFVGEFTGERKGDLAAVAVKNKFSVGDSLELMTPQGNINFTLEHMENAKGEAMPVAPGDGYTVWLPVPQDLELNYALLMRNFSGETTRNPHGK